The Bactrocera dorsalis isolate Fly_Bdor chromosome 3, ASM2337382v1, whole genome shotgun sequence genomic interval AATAAACACTTACCCAAGTCTCATACAGAGACATCGCTCCAGGGCTGTTCAGTTCTTCTTCCCAAGCCACATCCAAATTATTCGCGAGATGTGATGCTGCCGTTTGTTCACCTTTCACCAAAAGGAAAGTGATTGCGATTTGGCAGATTAACAAAACCCATAGAAAAGTGATAAACTGCAAATATAATGGAATTAATAAATGCAATCATATATAGATACCATAGGCGTAgatgaaaatgaatgaatgacATTTGTTaatggaaatataaaaatggatGAGGCGATAAATACATTTAGGCATTCCTGCGTACATACTGTAACTGTACAGCAAACGCTTTCCCGGGCCGCACCAACGAATCCCAGCAAGGATATCAGAATTGTGGTCACACCTAAACAAATATAGGCATAGGCGGCCAAAGAACCGACTTCATTGACTCTGTAGGAAGAGAGCACATAAACGCCGAACGCAATTAACACCAAGGCAAGGAGCTAAAAGTAAACGAAGAAAAATAGTTTGATTAAAGTACTGAGGATAAAAGCGTCTATCAAGTATATAAAAACTAacggtataaataaaaaaacaatatttaataataagaaTAGTCAATAAAAAATCTGCATCCAtgcaaaaaattttcacatGAGAAATCCATTCAGGGATTTGACGTTGTCAGCAGAGGTACACCTACCATTAAATCAAATCTTTGCCATTATTAAAGATTTCGCTTGGTCTATAGCTTCTTATTCCAAATCGCTCAATAATATTCTTACACTCATAAAGAACTAGAAGAAGGATATGTCAAAATAAGTTCTTGATCGCTTAGCTGAGGACCCTACGCTCATCCAACGCATTTTTACTGGTAAGGGGACCTAGGTCTCGGAATATGAAATCGAAATGGTCCAACAACCGAACGAACGGCGCTCAAAAAACGAGCTGAAACCGAAAAAGCTGCGTCAAAGTCTGTCAAAGATCAAG includes:
- the LOC115066273 gene encoding uncharacterized protein LOC115066273 isoform X1, giving the protein MTSTSTIKKFTIVFGFVCSLLALVLIAFGVYVLSSYRVNEVGSLAAYAYICLGVTTILISLLGFVGAARESVCCTVTVCTQECLNFITFLWVLLICQIAITFLLVKGEQTAASHLANNLDVAWEEELNSPGAMSLYETWLGCCGRASPHDYIVNDRMPPMTCFKNGDNTKSENLIGTGCRIMFENYWLILLRAFNVIACVMIALELLVSVISCCLCNSIRNDHRRSYY
- the LOC115066273 gene encoding uncharacterized protein LOC115066273 isoform X2, producing the protein MTSTSTIKKFTIVFGFVCSLLALVLIAFGVYVLSSYRVNEVGSLAAYAYICLGVTTILISLLGFVGAARESVCCTVTFITFLWVLLICQIAITFLLVKGEQTAASHLANNLDVAWEEELNSPGAMSLYETWLGCCGRASPHDYIVNDRMPPMTCFKNGDNTKSENLIGTGCRIMFENYWLILLRAFNVIACVMIALELLVSVISCCLCNSIRNDHRRSYY